One stretch of Zingiber officinale cultivar Zhangliang chromosome 6B, Zo_v1.1, whole genome shotgun sequence DNA includes these proteins:
- the LOC121990659 gene encoding NAC domain-containing protein 87-like, producing the protein MAQGIELPPGFRFHPTDLEIIIHYLVPKFSNPTFTAAAIADADLNKCEPWQLPSKAKMQGGKVETMYFFCQRDKKYPTGMRTNRATESGYWKATGKDKEIVCKASKGAVVGMKKTLVFYKGRAPKGVKTNWVMHEFRLEGNIRHHSNDLPKSAKEEWVVCRVIHKSTGMKRSLCTTTAPAVPHADLGLVDSLMESNSLIHDHAFDSKGGDAMMELDGNYPQVQAMMSSMNSTFGSQLAAPPPPPPQSVLNYSDCYLGAYGLHQDEALLMARPSTNTRNITWMRHGQLLTDFE; encoded by the exons ATGGCGCAGGGCATAGAACTCCCTCCGGGCTTCAGATTCCACCCCACGGATCTAGAGATCATCATCCACTACCTCGTCCCAAAGTTCTCCAACCCAACCTTCACCGCCGCAGCCATAGCAGACGCGGACTTGAACAAGTGCGAGCCCTGGCAACTTCCAA GCAAGGCGAAGATGCAGGGGGGGAAGGTGGAGACGATGTACTTCTTCTGCCAGAGGGACAAGAAGTACCCGACCGGGATGAGGACGAACAGGGCGACGGAGTCCGGCTACTGGAAGGCCACGGGCAAAGACAAGGAGATCGTCTGCAAGGCCAGTAAGGGCGCCGTGGTCGGCATGAAGAAGACCCTCGTGTTCTACAAGGGCAGAGCCCCCAAGGGGGTCAAGACCAACTGGGTCATGCATGAGTTCAGGCTCGAAGGCAACATTCGCCACCATTCCAATGACCTCCCGAAATCTGCAAAGGAGGAATGGGTCGTGTGCAGGGTCATCCACAAGAGCACAGGGATGAAGAGATCATTATGCACCACTACTGCTCCTGCAGTACCACATGCTGATCTTGGTCTCGTGGATTCCTTGATGGAATCCAATAGCCTAATTCATGATCACGCCTTTGACTCGAAAGGCGGCGATGCCATGATGGAATTGGATGGGAATTACCCACAAGTACAGGCGATGATGAGCTCGATGAATTCGACTTTTGGCTCACAATTAGccgcccctcctcctcctcctccacaatCAGTACTAAACTACAGCGACTGTTACTTGGGAGCTTACGGCTTGCACCAGGACGAGGCATTGCTAATGGCGAGACCATCTACCAACACAAGGAACATAACTTGGATGAGGCATGGACAACTACTTACGGATTTTgaatga
- the LOC121989447 gene encoding NAC domain-containing protein 68-like, with protein MDTGRDAEAELNLPPGFRFHPTDEELVVDYLVRKATGQRLQVPIIAEIDLYKFDPWDLPEMALFGTKEWYFFTPRDRKYQNGSRPNRAAGRGYWKATGTDKTVTPLGSRRPLGIKKALVFYHGKAPRGVKTDWIMHEYRLADVDRSAHNKNGDLRLDDCVLCRLYNKKNNWEKKKMKQKQMPTFLRTADSFDTNDDARSWGTKDSDADAGGFQVADAVKEEDDWFMDLNLDDFQSTMEAIGFGPASVVSISNQEYYFNQNQSNTQPFWN; from the exons ATGGACACCGGGAGAGACGCCGAGGCCGAGCTCAACCTCCCGCCCGGCTTCCGCTTCCACCCCACCGATGAGGAGCTCGTCGTCGACTACCTCGTCCGCAAGGCCACCGGCCAGCGTCTCCAGGTTCCCATCATCGCCGAGATCGACCTCTACAAGTTCGACCCCTGGGACCTTCCAG AGATGGCGTTGTTCGGAACCAAAGAATGGTACTTCTTCACTCCACGAGACCGAAAATACCAGAACGGATCGAGGCCGAACAGGGCCGCCGGACGAGGGTACTGGAAGGCCACCGGCACCGACAAGACAGTAACCCCGCTGGGAAGCCGTCGGCCCCTCGGGATAAAGAAGGCTCTAGTGTTCTACCACGGCAAGGCGCCCAGAGGCGTCAAGACGGACTGGATCATGCATGAGTACCGCCTCGCCGATGTCGATCGATCCGCCCATAACAAGAACGGCGACCTGAGA TTGGATGATTGCGTCTTGTGCCGCTTGTACAACAAAAAGAACAactgggagaagaagaagatgaagcagaAACAGATGCCGACGTTTTTGAGGACCGCCGATTCCTTCGACACGAACGACGATGCGAGGTCATGGGGTACTAAAGACTCCGATGCCGACGCCGGCGGCTTCCAGGTAGCGGATGCAGTTAAAGAAGAGGATGATTGGTTTATGGACCTGAATCTGGATGACTTCCAGAGCACAATGGAGGCGATTGGATTTGGACCTGCCTCAGTCGTCAGCATCTCGAACCAGGAATATTACTTCAACCAGAACCAATCAAACACGCAGCCATTCTGGAATTAG